TAATAGACTGGATCATCCTAAGATTGTATATATTATGGGTGCTTTCTTTATGATCATCACCTTGACGACAGTTGTTGGTGTCTTATACCATCTGACATTTTCTCATCATGGACCTGCTTTGCTTACTCCGTTCAAGGAGAAGATAGAGGAGAAGAACCGCTCTCTCATAATGGAAGAAGTTAAATTTCTCGAGGAGCAGGAAAAGCACAGGCATTTCCATAACATAGCCGAGTTTCCGGAGATGCCTGAAGATATGCGGCCCGTCTGTTTTATATGCCACTCTGATTATCCGCATAGCAAGAGCAAGAAGGTCAGGGCGCTCTTAAATATGCACACACAGTTTTTTACCTGTGAGGCCTGCCATTTTGAAAACAAGCCGGGCATCCAGACTGTCTTTTCATGGTATAACCCGATGGATGCGAACCCAAAAGGGCCTTTCTTTGGTACAAGTTATGATTCTGAGTCAGGAAATCTCGAAGCTGTTAATGATAAGTTTTCAAAGATCACAGCCTTTATCAAAAAAGGAGGAGATCTTGAATCTACAATGCAGAAGCAGGATGCCCCGTTAGCGCTGGATTATGTGAAAATAAGAGATCAGCTGACTCCTAACGAGCGTGACAATGTAAAGAAGAAGTTTCATGTCAATATCAAGCCGAAAGGCCATGAATGTAAAGAGTGCCATGACAGAAAGAGTATCCTTGATTTTAATAAACTCGGATTTTCCGCTAATAGGATCGTTGATCTGGAGCAGCTCAATATTACAGGTATGATAACCAAGTATGAAACGTTCTACTTGCCTAATCTGTTCAAGGATGAGTAGGCATTGCAGTTCGTGTATGTTATTTTGTTTATTAAATGACAAAATAGTCTGACAATATTTTTTCTCCCCCCCTTTTTAAAGGGGGGGAGTTTCTTTATAATACTGCATAAACTGTGTCGCAAACGGTTATTTGTAATATCTTCACTCCATTATTGGAGATTTGCCTCAGCTTAAAGGATGTTATTCTATGAAGAGAAATTCTATAATAATTTTATTTATATTTACTCTACTGATCATTGGTATTCCTGCCGCATCTTTTTCATTTAATTGTGTTAATACCAGATTTCTTTTCCATATCACTGGTGATATGGATCAGCCGAGTGATCTTTCAGACGGGCCGAATGGGAATATATATATTGTCGATGGTGTTAACAACAGGATTGTTGCGGTTGACAGTAACGGAAGCTTCAAGTTTACATTTGGCAAAGAAGGATCCGGAGAGAAAGAATTCAATATGCCTCTAGGCATTGATGTTTATGTTGACGGCAGAGTATTTGTTGCGGATACACGGAACCAGAGGATTCAGGTATTTGATGCCGAAGGAAATTTTCTATTTATGTTCAGCACTAAACTTGATTCAGACAGAAACCCTTCTGATCCGGTGGATGTTCTGGTAACCAAATTTAATAACGGATATATTTATGTATCTGATAATAACAACCATGAGATAAAGGTCTATGACCTTAAAGGTAAGTTTAAATTTAAATGGGGGAA
The sequence above is a segment of the Thermodesulfovibrionia bacterium genome. Coding sequences within it:
- a CDS encoding NHL repeat-containing protein, which translates into the protein MKRNSIIILFIFTLLIIGIPAASFSFNCVNTRFLFHITGDMDQPSDLSDGPNGNIYIVDGVNNRIVAVDSNGSFKFTFGKEGSGEKEFNMPLGIDVYVDGRVFVADTRNQRIQVFDAEGNFLFMFSTKLDSDRNPSDPVDVLVTKFNNGYIYVSDNNNHEIKVYDLKGKFKFKWGKFGEASGDFRYPATMSSNANNEVFVVDVLNTRAQKFSPTGNYINDIGSWGVHPGDFFRPKGIALSHQGWVFVSDSYMGVVQVFNDQGQFDGVICENNKKRVFKTPVGIFVDKDNRLMVVEMIANKITVLKIVE